CAGATCGAGACGCCGTGCTCCTGAAGCCAGCGCACGTTGCCCTCGCCGCGCAGGAACCACAGCAGCTCGTAGGCGACCGACTTGAAGTGGACCTTCTTCGTGGTGATGAGCGGGAAGCCGTCCTGCAGGCGGTAGCGGAGCTGATGTCCGAACAGCGACCGCGTCCCGACGCCGGTCCGGTCGGCTTTGGCCGTCCCCGAGGTCAGGACGCGGTGCAACAGATCTTCGTACTGGGTGTCGGGCATGATGGCACGGTATCGCCTCAGTGGGCCCGGACCTCACACGACAGGGCCGCGGGCCGGTTCCGGTTCGACACGGTCCGCGCGCGGCTACGCGCGGCGAGCCGCCCAGGCCGTGCGCGCACCGCGCACCACCAGATCACCGCGCCGCAGCACGAACTCCTCGTCGGCGGGATCCAGCAGGCGGTCCAGGGCGGCGAGGTCGGCGGCCGACAGGTGCTCGGCCAGGCGGTCGCGCATGCCGCTCATGACGCGGTGTGCGTAGCGGCCGGCGGCCGGCGGGGCCGGACGCACGTCGATGGCGAAGACGCGCTCCTCGGCGACGGTGAACCCGGCGCGCTCCAGGTGGCCGGTCCAGTCCGGCCAGGCGTTCCAGCCGTTGCGGGCCCCGGCCGCGCGGCAGCGTTCTTCCAGACCCGGGTGGACGTCCTCGGGCAGGAAGCGCGGCATGGCGTCCATCTCGACGACCACCAGCAGGCCGCCGGGGTTCAGGGCGGTGTGCAGGTCGGCCAGGACCCGGTCGGGGTCGGCGAGGTGGTGCAGCGAGGAGGAGGCCCAGGCCAGGTCGGCGGTGCCGATCGGGGGCCAGCCGGCGTCCAGGTCGGCCCGGACGGTGCGCAGGCGGCCGGTCAGGCCGCGCGCGGCGGCCGCGGCCTGGAGGCGGTCGAGCATGACCGGCGACTGGTCGATCGCGATCACCTCGGCCGCCTCGAAGCGGCTTGCCAGGGCCCAGGTGCCGGTTCCGGTGCCCGCGCCGACGTCGAGGATGGTGCGGGGCGCCACGGTGGTGTGGGCGCGGGCCCAGGCGGTCAGCTCTTCGAGGTAGGAGCCGACCACTTCGGCGTCGAGGTCGAGGATGTCGGCCACGGAGGAGTCGGAAGCGTGGTCCGCGTGGCCCGCGTGGCCCGCGTGGCCCGCGTGGCCCGCGTGGTGATGCGCGTGCTGGTGATCCATACCGCCAGCGTAGGCGCGGCCTGCGCCAGAGGCATACCATCTTGCCTATGGCGCAAGAATCGGACACCGACACCACCACGGGCACCGGCGCCCGCACTGGCACTGGCACTGGCACTGGCACTGTCACTGGCACCGAGACCGACACCGACGCCCTGGTCCGCCGACGCATCCGCGGCCTGCGCCTGGCCCGGGGCTGGACCCTGGACTCGCTGGCCGCCCGCTGCGACCTGAGCCCGTCCAACCTCAGCCGCATCGAGACCGGCGGGCGCCGCCTCGCCCTGGACCAGCTGGTGCCGATCGCCCGCGCCCTTGGCACGACGCTGGACCAGCTGGTCGAGCCCGGCGACGAGGCCGGCGTGGTGATCCGCCCCGAGCCGGTGCACACCCCCGGCATGACCAGCTGGCTGCTGTCCAACGAGCGCTCCCCGAACGGCGCCACCGTCGCCAAGCTGCGCATCACCGCCGAGCGTCCCACCGGCCCGGAGCAGCTGCGGGTCCATCCCGGGCGGGACTGGTTCACCGTCCTGTCCGGCACCGCCGAGCTCCACCTGGGCGAGCGCGTCATCCTGATCCACGAAGGGCACGCCGCAGAGTTCAACACCATGACCCCGCACCTGATCGCCGCGCACGGACCCGCCGTGGAGATCCTGACGATCCTGGACCACGACGGCGAGCGCGCTCACCGGCACGACGCGCAGGGACGGTGAGCGCGCGGGGACGGTGAGTCCCCGACGTCAGTCCGCGGCCGCTCCGAACCAGCGGGACATCTGCTCGTCAAGGCCCTGCTGGTCGTCGCCGATCCAGGCGACATGTCCGTCCGGACGCGACAACACGGCCGGAACGTCAACCGCCGCGACGGAATCGGCGATGAGGTCGACCCGGTCGGACCAGCCGCCGGCCGTCAGCTTCCCGGTGCGGTCCAGAAGCAGCCCGCGGCCTCGGTGCATCCGGTCGTAGAGCCGGCCGCCGTCCAGATCGGTGTCGGGCATGCGGCGGCCGACCGCGTCCCGGCTCTCGCCGAAGTCGTAGCGGACCGAGACGGCCGTGATCTCCTCGACGAGGAACCGGTTCACCTCGTCGAAGTCCATCAGCCGGGTGAGCAGCCCGCGCACGGCCCGCGGACCGGCTCCGGGAGACGACAGCTCCATCTGGGCACGGGTGTTGTCCAGCACGTCCTCGGCGACCGGACGGCGCTCGGCCTCGTAGGTGTCCAGCAGTCCCTCCGGCGCCCAGCCGTGGATCCGCGCGGCCAGCTTCCAGCCGAGGTTGAAGGCGTCCTGGACACCGAGGTTGAGGCCCTGCCCGCCGGTCGGCGGATGGATGTGCGCCGCGTCGCCGGCCAGCAGCACCCGCCCCACGCTGTAGTGCTCGGCCAGCCGCGTGGCATCGCCGAAGCGGGACAGCCAGCGCGGGGAGTGCACGCCGAAGTCGGTTCCGGCGACCTCGCGCAGCCGCCGCTGGAAGTCCTCGAAAGTGGGTGCCTCGGCGCGGTCGGTGACGTCCGCGGTCGGGACCACGACGCTGTGGATCCCCTCGCCGAACGGCCTGATGCTGAACCGCGGATTGGCCTTCCGGACCTCGGCCACCGTGGCGGCGACCTCCTCCGGCGCCATGCCCACTTCCATCTCGCCCATCAGCGTCTCGGTGCGCGCCGGCTCGCCGGGGAAGCCGACGCCGAGCAGTGTGCGCACCGTGCTGCGCGCGCCGTCGCAGCCGACGAGGTAGCGCGCACGCAGCCGCTCCCCGTCGGCCAGCTCGACGCTCACGCCTTGCTCGTCCTGCTCGAAGCCTGTCACCTCGCAGCCGTGCCGGACCTGCGCGCCGAGGTCGAGGGCATGCTGTTCGAGCAGCCGGTCGATGTCCTTGCGCCGCAGGCCGAGGATGTACGCGTACGCGGAGTCCGGGTTCTCCGGTGCGGGCGCGGAGATGCCGGCGAAGACGCCGCTGATCGGGCGTCGCCGTCCGCTCTCCAGGAAGCGGTCGAGCAGCCCGCGCATCGCCAGCAGCTCCAGGCTGCGGGTGTGCAGGCTGAGCACCTGGAACCGCGACACGGGCTCGGGTTCCTTCTCCAGGACGAGGACGTCCACGGCGTGCAGCCGCAGCTCGGCGGCCAGCATCGCGCCGGCCGGACCGCATCCGGCAATGATCACATCGGCCATGAGCCACCTGTCTGTCGGGTTCTTCGGCGGTCGATGTATATCGCGATCAGCAGGCCGGCGCGCCTCATTAAGCGCCGGCAGTCATCAAGCGCCGGCGGTCAGTGAGCACTGCCGGTCAATACGCGCCGCCGGACTGGTCGCGGTTCACCATCTGCGACACCGCCCCGGCGACCGCGTCGATCGCGTCGCGCACCCCGGGGGCCAGCCCGTCCTCGTCGGTGATGCGGGCCAGCCGGCGCCGGGCTGAGCGGCCGCGCAGTCCCGGGTACAGGTACTCGTCCAGGCCGCAGGCGTGCACGATGCTGCCGAGGGCGCGGTCGCCGTTGGAGGCGACGTTCTCGATCCGGGTGTGCACGTACGCGCTGCGCTCCATATCCACCAGCACCAGCCGGGTACGCGTCCGGCCGCCGTCCCCCCGACGCTCGACCCGGATCACCCCCCGGTCGGCCAGCAGCCCCACGTACTGGTGCAGCACCGCCGGCTCGGTGGGGCGCTCCGCGAACCATGCATGCAGCCGGGGCGCGGAGCCCTCGGCGTGCAGCGTGGCCAGCGCGCGGTCCACCAGCGGGTGGCCGATCGGCCGCGGGTCGGCGACCGTGATCCGGCCGTCGGCCACCGCGACGCGGCGGGCCAGGCTCAGATCCAGCGCCTCGGCGCCGCGCAGCGCCGTTCCCATGTGCTCGGCGGCTTGCACGCGTCCGTCGCGCGGGTTGATCGCGAGTAGGAGTAGATCGTCCCCGATTGTCACAGGGCCGAGCATAAGGGCGCTTACTCTGAGTGTGGAAGACACCCTCAACTGCGAACCCTTACATCAGAGTTCTAACGAAGCAGGTCCGCATCCCGCATCCGGGGCCCTACCCGTCGTCATGCGGGCTGAACCTGAGCTTCACGGTCTGCAACAGCGCGCAGTAGCCGAGCAGGATCACCGGCAGGAGCCCGAAGTACAGGACCGGCAGCGCGGTCATCCCCATGCCGCGGACCGCCATGCTGAACGGCAGCGCCAGGCCCACGGCCATCGCCGCGCCGGTGGCCAGCAGCACCGGCCGGGCCGCGCGCGAGGACAGGAACGGGACTCTGCGGGTCCTGATGATGTGGACCGCCAACAGCTGGGACAGTAAGCCCTCGACGAACCATCCGGTCTGGAACAGCGGCACCCGTCCGTCCCCGGCCCCCAGCACCCACCAGAGCACGCCCCAGGTCGCCAGGTCGAACAGCGAGCTGAGGGGACCCGCGAGCAGCACGAAGCGTCGCAGGGCCCTGCTGTTCCAGCGGCGCGGCCCGGCGGTCTGCTCCGGCTCGACGCAGTCCCAGGGCAGCGCGAGCTGGGACAGGTCGTAGAGCAGGTTCTGGACCAGCAGCTGGATCGGGGCCATCGGCAGGAAGGGCAGGAACGCCGCGGCGGCCGTCACCGACAGGACGTTGCCGAAGTTCGAGCTGGTCGCGGCCCGGATGTACTTCTGGGAGTTGGCGAAGGTGCGCCGGCCCTCCTCCACGCCGGCGGCCAGGACGGTGAGGTCCTTGTCCAGCAAGATGACGTCGGCGGTCTCCCGGGCCAGGTCGGTGGCGTCGGGGGCGGTGAGGCCGACGTCGGCGGCGTGCAGGGCCGGGGCGTCGTTGACACCGTCGCCGAGGTAGCCGACGGTGCGGCCGGCGCGGCGCAGGGCCTGGACGATGCGGGCCTTGGCCAGCGGGTCGGTCTTGGCGAAGACGGTGGTGCGGTCGGCCAGGACAGCCAGGGCGGTGTCGTCGAGGGCGGACAGGGTGCGGCCGTCGACGACCTCGCCGGGGTCGATGCCGACGTCGCGGCAGACCCGGGCCGCGGCCGAGGGCTCGTCGCCGGTGATCACCTTGACCGCGACGCCCCGCGCGGCCAGCTCGGCCAGCGCCGCGACGGCGGAGTCCTTCGCCGGGTCGGTGAAGCCGAGGAAGCCGACGAGGGTGAGGTCGGACTCGTCGGCGTGGGTGTAGGCGTGGGTGTAGGCGTGGGTGTAGGCGTGGGTGTAGGGGTGGGTGTAGGCGTGGGGGCGGCCGGCGGGGCGGGTGATCGCCGGGATGGTGCGGATCGCCACGGCCAGCAGCCGCAAGCCCTCGGCGCGGTCGGCGGCGGCGACCTCGTCGATGCCGGCGCGCAGGCCCGGATCCAGCGGGACGGCCAGGCCGCCGTCGAGCACCGAGGTGCAGCACTGGAGGACCTCCTCGACGGAGCCCTTGGTGATCAGGACGTGGTCGGGTTCGAAACCGCCGTCCGGCGCCGCGACGATCACGCTCATCCGGCGGCGGCTGAAGTCGAAGGGGATCTCGTCGACCTTCTCCCAGGCCGGATCGGCCAGCCCGAGCGCGTCGGCGTGCGCCACGACGGCCTCGTCCAGGGGATTGCGCCAGCCGGCCTGCAGGAGGCTGTTGACCGCGCCGTAGTCGAGCACGGTCTCGTCGGGGCGGCCCCAGGCGTCGGTGTGGCGCGCGAGGACAGGCGCGCCCTCCGTGAGGGTGCCGGTCTTGTCGACGCAGAGCACGTCCATCGCCCCGAGGTCCTGGATCGCCGGCAGCCGCTTGACGATCACCCGCCGCCGCGCCATCGTGACCGCGCCGCGCGCCAGCGTGGTGGTGACGACGACCGGCAGCATCTCGGGCGTGATGCCGACCGCGACCGCGACGGAGAACAGGAAGGCCCGGTGCCAGCTGCCGGTGGCCAGCCCGCTGACCGCGAAGACCAGCGGCGCGAGCACGAGCATGAAACGCAGCAGCATCCAGCTGACCGCGGAGACGCCCCGGTCGAAGGCGGTGGCCGGCCGCCGTCCGCCGTCGAGCTCGCGGCCCAGGCCCGCCAGGTAGGTGCGGGCGCCGGTGGCGATGACGACCGCGGTGGCGGTGCCGGACAGGACGTGGGTGCCGGCGAGGCAGAGGGCGGGGTGGTCGCAGGGGTGGGGGGTGGTGACGGGGGCGGCAGTAGCGCTGGCGGTGGCGGCGCCGGCGGTAGCGGTTTGCGGCGGCCGGCTGGAGCCACGCTGCCCGGGAAAGGGCAGCACCACGTGCCCGGCGGTCGGTCCGGCGCAGGCGACATCGCCCTGCTCGTCCTGCCCGCCCTGCACGCCCCGCCCGCCCTTCCGCGGCCGCGGCGGCAGCCCGAAAACCTGCGCGCCGCCCGTGCCGACCGTCCCCGACAGCTCGGCGTGCTTCCCGACCGGCATCGACTCCCCGGACAGCAGGCTCTGGTCCAGGAAAAGGTCCTTGGCGCGCAGCAGCCTCAGGTCCGCCGGTATAAGGTCCCCGGCCGCCAGCCGCACCACGTCGCCGACCACGAGCTGGTCGACGGGCAGTTCGCGGGCCAGCGGCGCGCTGTCCTCGTCGGCGCGCCGGACCACGGTGGCGGTGGTCAGGACCAGCGCCCGCAGCGCCTCGACCGTGCGGTGCGAGCGCCGTTCCTGCCAGAAGCGCATCAGGGCGGCGATCGCGATCATGCCGGTGATGGCCAGGACGCCGCCGAGGTCCGCGCTGATCGCAAGGACCACGTCCAGGACCGTCAGGACCAGCAGGAACGGGGCCCGGAACGCGGTGGTCAGGCCGCGGCCGGGCGGTCCGTCGCGGCGGCGGGCGATCTCGTTGCCGCCGTCGCGGGCCAGGCGGGCGGCCGCCTCGGCCTCGGTCAGGCCGCGCAGTCCGCTGTCCAGGCCGCGCAGCACCTGCAGCACGGGCTGCTCGCCGCGCGCGGCCAGCGCGGCGGTGCGGTCCGTCAGCAGGGTCATGGCGGTTCGTTTCCGACTCGTGCAGCGGCGAACCGCTCGATGGCTAGGCCGTCTGGGCGGGCCTTCCGGTCGCGGAGGCCCGGCCGTCGGCCATCTCGGCGTGGTGGTCCAGCATCTGCCGGACGATCGCGACCACGTGCGGGTCGTCGACCACATAGACCTGGCGGCGGCCCTCGCGGCGGGCGCTGACCAGGCCGGCCAGCTTCAGCTTGGCCAGGTGCTGGCTCACCGCGGCGACGTTGCTGCCGGTGGCCTCGGCCAGCGCCGTCACGTCCTGCTCCGCCCGGGCCAGCAGCCACACGATGTGCAGCCGCGTGGTGGCCGCCAGCATGCCGAAGGTGGCGGCCGCGTCCTGGAGGAGGCGTGGGCTGGGGGCCCCGTCGTCGGGGACGGCGTCGTCCTCGGTGCGGGACTCTTGTCTGCGGCGCATGTCACCTCCTCGCATCTCGTCCGGGTCGTGGCCCGGGGCTTTCCCTGCTTGGGTTTCTCGATCCATTGTGCCCGACCGTGGGAAGTCCGCTCAAACGTTTGCGCAACCACTCGATCACACAGAGCTTCCGAAAACCGGCCCCGGATCGGCGCGTACTCCGGTCCCGAGCGGCTATCGGCATATCAGGCCACCGACGAACAGGACGCTGATGCCCGCCGCTTCGCCCCCGACGGCTTACGGGCATCCGGCCCTCGGCGCCGTAATATACATCGTGATCATCGTGGCGCTAGTCGGCTGCACGGCGGTCGCCGCGCGCCGCGGCCGCGGCCGCAGCCGGGGCCGGAACCGACGCCGCCCGCCGCGCCGGTGAGCCGCCCGCCGCCGGCCCGCGTCGCCTACCATCACGGAAGCATGGACACCTTCGCTGACGTACCCACCACCACCCTGGCCGACGTGCTCAGCCGCGACAACGTCATGGACACCGGTATCCGGGCGCTGACCGTGACGAGCGGGGCGAACGGCTCCAACGGCGCAGCCGCGCGCCTGGCCGGCCCGGCGTTCACCGTCCGCTGCCCGCCCGGGGACAACCTCATGGTCCACGCGGCCATCTACCGCGCCGACCCCGGCTCGGTCATCGTCGTGGACACCGGCGGCGACCTGGACTACGCGGTGGCCGGCGGCAACGTGATGGCGGTGGCGCAGCGCCGGGGCATCGCCGGCTTCGTGATCGACGGCGTGATCCGCGACCTGGCCGAGGCGCGGGAGGCCGGTTTCCCGGTGTTCGCGCGCGGCGTGATCCCGATCCCCGGCGCCAAGGCCGTCGTCAAGCCGCACAACGTGACGGTGCACTGCGGGGGCGTGAACGTGCACGCCGGCGACATCGTGGTCGCCGACGAGGAGGGCATCGTGGTGGTGCCCGCGGCCCGGCGCGACGAGGTGTTCGCGGCGGCGCGGGCGAAGCTGGCCAAGGACCAGGCCGAGACGCTGGACGAGTGGGAGGCCGCGCACCGGGCGCGGATCGACAAGCTGCTCGCCGATGGTGGATTCGAGGGCTGATACCGGTGTTCCGGAACTCGGATCGTGTTCCGGAACTCGGATCGTGTTCCGGAACTCGGATCGTCTTCCGGAACCCAGATCCCATGGGGCCTGTTATCGCCGCGGTGTCCCCGGCGGATCGCTGAAAGTGCTCACCGTCCCGAACGATTCCACCACCAGCCGCAGCATCGCCAGCACACCGGCACCGTCGCCCCGCCGCGCCGGGGCCTCCAACGCCGCCGACGGAATCGCCCGCCCCGCGTGCACCACCAGCGCCTCGGCGGCCCAGGACCAGCGCTCCCCGGCGGCGTGCGCGTCAGCCCACTGCGCCGCCTCCGGGGCGAGCTCGAAGTGCCAACCGTGGGTGCGTTCCCGGAACTCGCGCTCGGCGCTCTGCCGGCCGTGTGCGCTCTGGGCGTAGAAGTCCCGCAGCTTCTCGGCGTCCATGGCCCGATGGTATGCCGCCGCCCGTTCGCCCTCGCCGGAGTGCCGAGGGCGGGCCGCCGTCTTACGGTCGAGAAGTGGATCTCCCGGTCATGCCGCCGGTGCGGCCTATGCTGGCGACGGCCGTGCGCGAGGTGCCCCGCTCGCCGGGGCTGGCCTACGAGCCGAAGTGGGACGGGTTCCGGTGCGTCGTGTTCCGCGACGGCCCCGAGGTGGAGCTGGGCTCGCGCAACGACCGGCCGCTGACCAGGTACTTCCCTGAGCTCGTCGAGCTGCTGGCGCGGGCTCTGCCCGAGCGCTGCGTGGTGGACGGGGAGATCGTCGTGGTCACCGGTGACGGCCTGGACTTCGACACGCTCCAGAACCGCCTGCACCCGGCCGCCTCGCGGGTGCGCAAGCTGGCGGCCGAGACGCCGGCCAGCTTCGTCGCCTTCGACCTGCTCGCGCTCGGGGACCGGGACCTGAGCGGCGAGCCGTTCCGCGAGCGCCGCCGGGCCCTGGCCGGTGCGCTGCCGGCGGGGGACGGCCGGGTGATCCTGACTCCGCTGACCGAGGACGCGGACGTCGCGCAGGACTGGTTCACCCGCTTCGAGGGCGCGGGCTTCGACGGGGTCATGGCCAAGCCCCTGGACCTGCCGTACGAGCAGAACAAGCGCGTCATGCTCAAGGTGAAGCACGAGCGCACCGCCGACTGCGTGGTGGCGGGCTTCCGCTGGCACAAGGACGGCGAGGGCGTCGGCTCGCTGCTGCTCGGCCTGTTCGACGACGAGGGCGTCCTGCACCACGTCGGCGTGGCCAGCAGCTTCACCGCGGCGCGGCGCCGGGAGCTGGTCGGGGAGCTGGCGCCGCTGCGGGAGGACGCCCTGGACAACCACCCCTGGCGCGGCTGGGCCGAGGCAGAGGCCCAGGAGCGCTCCGACGGCCACCGCATGCCCGGGGCCCGCAGCCGCTGGTCCGCCGACAAGGACCTGGCCTGGGAGCCGCTGCGGCCGGAACTGGTCGCCGAGGTCAGGTACGAGCACCTGCTGTCCGGCCGGTTCCGGCACGGCGGCCGCCTGGTCCGCTTCCGGCCGGACCGGACGCCGGAGTCGTGTACGTACGCGCAGCTGGAGCAGGTGGCGCCGGCCGAGCTGGCGAAAGTGTTCGGCCCGGCGGCGGAGGGCGGCACAGGGGGTGGCGCGAACGGCGGCGCGAAGGGCGGCGGCGCATGACCGAGGACACCATCCTCGACATCGACGACACCGAGGTCGCCGTGTCCCACCCGGACAAGCTGTACTTCAGCAAGCGCGGCGAGACCAAGATGGACCTCGTCCAGTACTACCTCGCCGTTTCCGGGCCTATCATGAACACCCTGAAGGACCGCCCGCTGCTGATGGAGCGCTACCCGAACGGCGCGGGCGGCAAGTCGTGGTTCCAGAAGCGGGTGCCGAAGACGGCGCCGCCGTGGCTGACCACCATGGAGGTCTCCACGCCCAACGGCACCACCAGCGACGCGCTGGTCGCGGCGAACATGGCGCACATCGTGTGGGGCGTGAACCTGGGCTGCCTGGGCTTCCACGTCTGGCCGATCCGCGCCTCGGACCCGGAGGTGACCGACGAGCTGCGCATCGACCTGGACCCCTCCCCCGGCGTCGGCTACCCCGAGGTCCGGCACGCC
The Catenulispora sp. GP43 genome window above contains:
- the mgtA gene encoding magnesium-translocating P-type ATPase; protein product: MTLLTDRTAALAARGEQPVLQVLRGLDSGLRGLTEAEAAARLARDGGNEIARRRDGPPGRGLTTAFRAPFLLVLTVLDVVLAISADLGGVLAITGMIAIAALMRFWQERRSHRTVEALRALVLTTATVVRRADEDSAPLARELPVDQLVVGDVVRLAAGDLIPADLRLLRAKDLFLDQSLLSGESMPVGKHAELSGTVGTGGAQVFGLPPRPRKGGRGVQGGQDEQGDVACAGPTAGHVVLPFPGQRGSSRPPQTATAGAATASATAAPVTTPHPCDHPALCLAGTHVLSGTATAVVIATGARTYLAGLGRELDGGRRPATAFDRGVSAVSWMLLRFMLVLAPLVFAVSGLATGSWHRAFLFSVAVAVGITPEMLPVVVTTTLARGAVTMARRRVIVKRLPAIQDLGAMDVLCVDKTGTLTEGAPVLARHTDAWGRPDETVLDYGAVNSLLQAGWRNPLDEAVVAHADALGLADPAWEKVDEIPFDFSRRRMSVIVAAPDGGFEPDHVLITKGSVEEVLQCCTSVLDGGLAVPLDPGLRAGIDEVAAADRAEGLRLLAVAIRTIPAITRPAGRPHAYTHPYTHAYTHAYTHAYTHADESDLTLVGFLGFTDPAKDSAVAALAELAARGVAVKVITGDEPSAAARVCRDVGIDPGEVVDGRTLSALDDTALAVLADRTTVFAKTDPLAKARIVQALRRAGRTVGYLGDGVNDAPALHAADVGLTAPDATDLARETADVILLDKDLTVLAAGVEEGRRTFANSQKYIRAATSSNFGNVLSVTAAAAFLPFLPMAPIQLLVQNLLYDLSQLALPWDCVEPEQTAGPRRWNSRALRRFVLLAGPLSSLFDLATWGVLWWVLGAGDGRVPLFQTGWFVEGLLSQLLAVHIIRTRRVPFLSSRAARPVLLATGAAMAVGLALPFSMAVRGMGMTALPVLYFGLLPVILLGYCALLQTVKLRFSPHDDG
- a CDS encoding ATP-dependent DNA ligase — protein: MDLPVMPPVRPMLATAVREVPRSPGLAYEPKWDGFRCVVFRDGPEVELGSRNDRPLTRYFPELVELLARALPERCVVDGEIVVVTGDGLDFDTLQNRLHPAASRVRKLAAETPASFVAFDLLALGDRDLSGEPFRERRRALAGALPAGDGRVILTPLTEDADVAQDWFTRFEGAGFDGVMAKPLDLPYEQNKRVMLKVKHERTADCVVAGFRWHKDGEGVGSLLLGLFDDEGVLHHVGVASSFTAARRRELVGELAPLREDALDNHPWRGWAEAEAQERSDGHRMPGARSRWSADKDLAWEPLRPELVAEVRYEHLLSGRFRHGGRLVRFRPDRTPESCTYAQLEQVAPAELAKVFGPAAEGGTGGGANGGAKGGGA
- a CDS encoding helix-turn-helix domain-containing protein translates to MAQESDTDTTTGTGARTGTGTGTGTVTGTETDTDALVRRRIRGLRLARGWTLDSLAARCDLSPSNLSRIETGGRRLALDQLVPIARALGTTLDQLVEPGDEAGVVIRPEPVHTPGMTSWLLSNERSPNGATVAKLRITAERPTGPEQLRVHPGRDWFTVLSGTAELHLGERVILIHEGHAAEFNTMTPHLIAAHGPAVEILTILDHDGERAHRHDAQGR
- a CDS encoding FAD-dependent monooxygenase; its protein translation is MADVIIAGCGPAGAMLAAELRLHAVDVLVLEKEPEPVSRFQVLSLHTRSLELLAMRGLLDRFLESGRRRPISGVFAGISAPAPENPDSAYAYILGLRRKDIDRLLEQHALDLGAQVRHGCEVTGFEQDEQGVSVELADGERLRARYLVGCDGARSTVRTLLGVGFPGEPARTETLMGEMEVGMAPEEVAATVAEVRKANPRFSIRPFGEGIHSVVVPTADVTDRAEAPTFEDFQRRLREVAGTDFGVHSPRWLSRFGDATRLAEHYSVGRVLLAGDAAHIHPPTGGQGLNLGVQDAFNLGWKLAARIHGWAPEGLLDTYEAERRPVAEDVLDNTRAQMELSSPGAGPRAVRGLLTRLMDFDEVNRFLVEEITAVSVRYDFGESRDAVGRRMPDTDLDGGRLYDRMHRGRGLLLDRTGKLTAGGWSDRVDLIADSVAAVDVPAVLSRPDGHVAWIGDDQQGLDEQMSRWFGAAAD
- a CDS encoding ArsR/SmtB family transcription factor; amino-acid sequence: MRRRQESRTEDDAVPDDGAPSPRLLQDAAATFGMLAATTRLHIVWLLARAEQDVTALAEATGSNVAAVSQHLAKLKLAGLVSARREGRRQVYVVDDPHVVAIVRQMLDHHAEMADGRASATGRPAQTA
- a CDS encoding RraA family protein, with the translated sequence MDTFADVPTTTLADVLSRDNVMDTGIRALTVTSGANGSNGAAARLAGPAFTVRCPPGDNLMVHAAIYRADPGSVIVVDTGGDLDYAVAGGNVMAVAQRRGIAGFVIDGVIRDLAEAREAGFPVFARGVIPIPGAKAVVKPHNVTVHCGGVNVHAGDIVVADEEGIVVVPAARRDEVFAAARAKLAKDQAETLDEWEAAHRARIDKLLADGGFEG
- a CDS encoding trans-aconitate 2-methyltransferase, which translates into the protein MDHQHAHHHAGHAGHAGHAGHADHASDSSVADILDLDAEVVGSYLEELTAWARAHTTVAPRTILDVGAGTGTGTWALASRFEAAEVIAIDQSPVMLDRLQAAAAARGLTGRLRTVRADLDAGWPPIGTADLAWASSSLHHLADPDRVLADLHTALNPGGLLVVVEMDAMPRFLPEDVHPGLEERCRAAGARNGWNAWPDWTGHLERAGFTVAEERVFAIDVRPAPPAAGRYAHRVMSGMRDRLAEHLSAADLAALDRLLDPADEEFVLRRGDLVVRGARTAWAARRA
- a CDS encoding GPP34 family phosphoprotein; this encodes MTIGDDLLLLAINPRDGRVQAAEHMGTALRGAEALDLSLARRVAVADGRITVADPRPIGHPLVDRALATLHAEGSAPRLHAWFAERPTEPAVLHQYVGLLADRGVIRVERRGDGGRTRTRLVLVDMERSAYVHTRIENVASNGDRALGSIVHACGLDEYLYPGLRGRSARRRLARITDEDGLAPGVRDAIDAVAGAVSQMVNRDQSGGAY